One Roseomonas gilardii subsp. gilardii genomic region harbors:
- the glgX gene encoding glycogen debranching protein GlgX — protein sequence MRLREGRPFPLGATWDGLGVNFALFSAHATKVELCLFDAKGERELERIVMPEYTDEVWHCYLPDARPGTVYGYRVHGPYEPENGHRFNPNKLLLDPYAKGLVGALTWDPSHFGYQMEGGDDLSFDERDSAPFMPKSRVVDPAFTWGQDRRPNIAWADTIFYETHVKGFTKLHPALPEELRGTYAGMGQPEIVNYIRSLGVTSVELLPVHSFVQDQHLTDKGLANYWGYNTIGFFAPELRYSASGSLAEFKEMVARLHDAGLEVILDVVYNHTAEGNEKGPTLSFKGIDNASYYRLIPDQKRYYINETGTGNTVNLSHPRVLQMVTDSLRYWVQEMHVDGFRFDLATILGREPYGFDEGGGFLDSCRQDPVLSSVKLIAEPWDIGPGGYQVGGFPPGWAEWNDKFRDTVREYWKGDEGKLPDMATRLTASGDAFNKRGRRPWSSVNFVTAHDGFCLHDLVSYNEKHNDANGEEGRDGHSDNKSWNCGAEGPTDDPEINKLRERQKRNFLATLLLSQGTPMILAGDELGRTQEGNNNTYCQDNELNWVNWEGIGEDGESLINFTRKLITLRKSLPILRRGRFLTGRVNEELDVKDVAWISPTGKPMEDHEWEDASAKCLGMLLDGRARATGLHRPTMDITALLVVNAHHDVVGFTLPEVVGGTTWHCLMDTNLPEGVEIESFETGQEYLVTGRSALLFALEPEDGDSIALRQTLRALRGLTERPVMGLPSSPAPAAEEKGEEEGEAS from the coding sequence ATGCGGCTGCGAGAAGGCCGCCCTTTTCCTCTCGGGGCGACCTGGGACGGGTTGGGGGTGAATTTCGCGCTGTTCTCCGCGCATGCGACCAAGGTCGAGCTCTGCCTCTTCGACGCCAAGGGCGAGCGGGAGCTGGAGCGGATCGTGATGCCGGAATACACGGACGAGGTCTGGCACTGCTACCTGCCGGATGCGCGGCCGGGGACGGTGTACGGCTATCGCGTGCATGGGCCGTATGAGCCGGAGAACGGGCACCGCTTCAACCCGAACAAGCTGCTGCTGGACCCCTATGCGAAGGGGCTGGTGGGCGCCCTGACATGGGACCCGTCGCATTTCGGCTACCAGATGGAAGGCGGCGACGATCTGAGCTTCGACGAGCGCGACAGCGCGCCCTTCATGCCCAAGAGCCGCGTGGTGGACCCGGCCTTCACCTGGGGGCAGGACCGGCGGCCCAACATCGCCTGGGCGGACACGATCTTCTACGAGACGCATGTGAAGGGCTTCACGAAGCTGCATCCGGCGCTGCCGGAGGAGCTGCGTGGCACCTATGCGGGGATGGGGCAGCCGGAGATCGTCAATTACATCAGGTCGCTCGGCGTCACCTCGGTCGAGCTGTTGCCGGTGCATTCCTTCGTGCAGGACCAGCATCTGACCGACAAGGGGCTGGCGAACTACTGGGGCTACAACACCATCGGCTTCTTCGCGCCGGAGTTGCGCTATTCCGCGAGCGGGTCGCTGGCCGAGTTCAAGGAGATGGTGGCACGGCTGCACGATGCCGGGCTCGAGGTCATTCTCGACGTGGTGTACAACCACACGGCCGAGGGCAACGAGAAGGGGCCGACGCTGTCGTTCAAGGGGATCGACAACGCCTCCTACTACCGGCTGATCCCGGACCAGAAGCGCTACTACATCAACGAGACGGGCACCGGGAACACGGTGAACCTGTCGCATCCGCGCGTGCTGCAGATGGTGACGGACAGCCTGCGCTACTGGGTGCAGGAGATGCATGTGGACGGGTTCCGCTTCGATCTCGCCACCATCCTGGGGCGCGAACCCTATGGCTTCGACGAGGGCGGCGGCTTCCTGGATTCCTGCCGGCAGGACCCGGTGCTGAGCTCGGTGAAGCTGATTGCGGAGCCCTGGGATATCGGGCCGGGCGGCTATCAGGTCGGCGGCTTCCCGCCGGGCTGGGCGGAATGGAACGACAAGTTCCGTGACACGGTGCGCGAGTACTGGAAGGGCGACGAGGGCAAGCTGCCGGACATGGCCACGCGGCTGACGGCCTCAGGCGACGCCTTCAACAAGCGCGGGCGGCGGCCGTGGTCGTCGGTGAACTTCGTCACCGCGCATGACGGCTTCTGTCTGCACGACCTCGTTTCCTACAACGAAAAGCACAATGACGCGAATGGCGAGGAGGGGCGCGACGGCCATTCCGACAACAAGAGCTGGAACTGCGGCGCCGAGGGACCGACCGACGACCCGGAGATCAACAAGCTGCGCGAGCGGCAGAAGCGGAACTTCCTGGCGACGCTGCTGCTGAGCCAGGGAACGCCGATGATCCTGGCGGGCGACGAGCTGGGCCGGACGCAGGAGGGGAACAACAACACCTACTGCCAGGACAACGAGCTAAACTGGGTGAACTGGGAAGGGATCGGCGAGGACGGCGAGAGCCTGATCAACTTCACCCGGAAGCTGATCACGCTGCGCAAGTCGCTGCCGATCCTCCGCCGGGGGCGGTTCCTGACCGGGCGGGTGAACGAGGAGCTGGACGTCAAGGACGTCGCCTGGATCTCGCCGACCGGCAAGCCGATGGAGGACCACGAGTGGGAGGATGCCAGCGCCAAGTGCCTGGGGATGCTGCTGGACGGGCGGGCGCGGGCCACGGGGCTGCACCGGCCGACCATGGACATCACGGCGCTGCTGGTGGTGAACGCGCACCATGACGTGGTGGGCTTCACCCTGCCCGAGGTGGTGGGAGGGACGACCTGGCACTGCCTGATGGACACGAACCTGCCGGAAGGCGTGGAGATCGAGAGCTTCGAGACCGGGCAGGAATACCTGGTGACCGGGCGCTCGGCGCTGCTCTTCGCGCTGGAGCCGGAGGATGGGGATTCCATCGCGCTGCGACAGACGCTGCGGGCCTTGCGCGGGCTGACGGAGCGGCCGGTGATGGGGCTGCCCTCCTCCCCTGCCCCGGCGGCGGAAGAGAAGGGCGAGGAAGAGGGCGAGGCTTCCTGA